A single Seriola aureovittata isolate HTS-2021-v1 ecotype China chromosome 19, ASM2101889v1, whole genome shotgun sequence DNA region contains:
- the LOC130187684 gene encoding uncharacterized protein LOC130187684, whose translation MSTSLLAVIQRRDSGAATTLEGAGFRTDSELHSLTRQDLHELFPAVDKLKMRRDIFEIIHKQKPINVVLEELKGFIPHESFRSALTNNGVLVDYLHILKDIKTQVNNVQTFLDAHIDLLENMSKTQPDPEPGKGSLPGTSDSSCGVEPCSHENSGYPQEARGDSIRKSPQDFQQATVKYKMIVSGKTFGTHHQLMDQVKTHFQDGVQFVENSQDFQVIIVFCPISSRVGSDVEAALADVKDDKPIILVLMHHTREVKCTSSVKPGLHVNVVFQVSVFFHETIPGLLKCKQNDQAVSVIQKELLMHSGQFTKDAIAGMDAESDRSDSASTSVPGFLGFLSSFKK comes from the exons GAGCAGGTTTCCGCACTGATTCAGAGCTCCACTCACTGACTCGACAAGACCTGCATGAGCTGTTTCCTGCAGTTGACAAACTCAAAATGAGAAGGGACATCTTTGAAATTATACACAAACAG aaGCCAATCAATGTGGTCCTAGAAGAACTGAAAGGGTTCATCCCACATGAATCTTTCAGAT CTGCTCTAACTAACAATGGGGTCTTGGTTGACTACCTCCATATCCTGAAGGACATAAAGACCCAAGTGAATAACGTGCAGACCTTCCTTGATGCTCATATTGATCTACTGGAGAACATGAGCAAAACTCAGCCAGACCCAGAACCTGGCAAAG GTTCTTTGCCAGGTACAAGTGACTCTTCCTGTGGAGTGGAGCCCTGCAGTCACGAAAATAGTGGCTATCCACAAGAAGCACGAG GAGATTCCATCAGGAAGTCGCCTCAGGATTTTCAGCAAG CCACAGTGAAGTACAAGATGATTGTCAGCGGTAAAACCTTTGGCACCCATCACCAGCTGATGGACCAAGTGAAGACTCACTTTCAGGATGGGGTTCAGTTTGTCGAAAACAGTCAGGATTTCCAGGTCATTATTGTCTTCTGCCCAATCAGTTCACGCGTTGGGTCAGATGTTGAAGCAGCGTTGGCTGATGTTAAAG ATGATAAACCTATCATTCTGGTGTTGATGCACCATACACGTGAGGTCAAGTGCACATCCTCTGTGAAACCAGGGCttcatgttaatgttgtgtttcaggTCAGTGTTTTCTTCCATGAAACAATTCCTGGGTTACTCAAGTGTAAACAAAATGACCAGGCTGTCTCTGTGATACAAAAAGAATTACTGATGCACAGTGGTCAGTTTACAAAGGACGCCATTGCGGGTATGGATGCTGAAAGTGATAGGAGTGATTCTGCTTCTACTAGTGTTCCTGGTTTCCTTGGTTTTTTAAgttcattcaaaaaataa